A portion of the Bifidobacterium sp. ESL0800 genome contains these proteins:
- a CDS encoding LTA synthase family protein → MREMEKPVFTGPAHHGIRSNRYQKPQLNWFVYIIISISLIFCSTLFAQWGVLAKPEYPTGAQIDPETMFNDSLRGQLLHFVTQMWTDHDFKFLLNFMVLSLIFIVLLLIINRFWICVAIFSSVIIVYAIANHFKVQLRNEPIIPADLNFISGGNTKQIVSFIPPNGISIAIGGVCGLVAIILFCILLQCTDGRKGLIRCSWRKPALMAKSNLKRIVTRFISLIVIAGFLFSFVYSLGNKNSWGQQLADGIADDPQIWNSIGDARSNGAPMAFLRLVHTNTMDKPHGYNKTTMLALSEKYQSEASRINRQRSTNLTDNTVIMILSESYSDPTRVPGISFNQDPMPNIRDIKSQTTSGLMLSAGYGGGTANIEYQALTGLSLANYDSSLSVPYQQLVPKQKWAPSFNQIWNAKRPADGSFALHTYYRNMYSRADDYRKFKFSKFWAMDGKYKLTDINPIDSSWYASDTSTYNAIVDKLGQYHDDSKQFVQVATMQNHSPYDNWYNDNEFKDADTSTGITDDERKNIETYAKGVSYTDSATADFLNKLDQMDRPITVIFYGDHLPGIYETAEKNPSNALALHETDYFIWSNAASASSHEKASQSNYTSSNYFMAQASEHMNAKVSPYLAFLTDMHAAVPAMSVPAASGNANEDNVYLDDNGKKMDIHKLPQSTRTLLEDYRFIQYDISVGKNYLRDTNFMDVPLK, encoded by the coding sequence ATGCGTGAGATGGAAAAACCTGTCTTCACAGGTCCAGCGCACCATGGTATTCGCTCTAACCGATACCAAAAGCCACAGCTCAATTGGTTTGTTTATATCATCATCTCTATCTCGCTGATATTCTGCTCGACCCTGTTTGCACAATGGGGTGTATTGGCCAAACCTGAATATCCGACAGGAGCGCAAATAGATCCCGAGACCATGTTCAACGACAGTTTACGCGGGCAACTGCTTCATTTTGTCACCCAAATGTGGACCGATCACGATTTCAAATTCCTGCTCAATTTTATGGTACTGAGCTTGATCTTCATCGTCTTACTGCTCATAATCAACCGTTTCTGGATTTGTGTGGCGATCTTCAGTAGCGTGATCATCGTCTATGCCATAGCCAACCATTTCAAAGTCCAATTGCGCAACGAACCGATTATCCCGGCCGACCTCAACTTCATTTCAGGAGGCAACACAAAACAAATCGTCTCCTTCATTCCTCCCAACGGCATTTCAATAGCCATCGGCGGTGTCTGCGGACTCGTTGCCATAATCCTGTTTTGTATACTTCTCCAATGCACGGATGGACGCAAGGGACTTATCCGGTGCTCGTGGAGGAAACCGGCCCTTATGGCAAAATCCAATCTCAAGCGCATTGTCACAAGATTTATATCACTAATCGTTATCGCAGGCTTTTTGTTCTCGTTTGTGTATTCTCTGGGGAACAAAAACTCATGGGGCCAACAGCTGGCCGATGGCATCGCCGACGATCCGCAAATATGGAACAGTATAGGTGACGCACGCAGTAACGGCGCCCCTATGGCTTTTCTTCGGCTTGTGCACACCAATACAATGGACAAACCACATGGTTACAACAAGACGACCATGCTTGCGCTTTCGGAAAAATATCAGTCTGAGGCAAGCAGAATCAATCGTCAGCGTTCGACGAATCTGACCGATAACACCGTCATCATGATTCTCTCGGAGTCCTATTCCGATCCGACACGCGTTCCCGGAATTTCGTTCAATCAAGACCCCATGCCGAACATTCGCGACATCAAATCCCAAACGACCTCAGGGCTTATGCTTTCTGCCGGTTATGGCGGGGGCACTGCAAACATCGAATATCAGGCGCTTACCGGCCTGAGCCTGGCGAACTACGATTCCTCGCTATCGGTCCCCTATCAGCAGCTTGTCCCCAAGCAGAAATGGGCGCCTTCTTTCAATCAGATTTGGAATGCGAAACGGCCGGCAGACGGCTCCTTCGCGCTGCATACCTATTACCGAAACATGTATTCGCGCGCCGACGATTACCGAAAATTCAAATTCTCCAAGTTCTGGGCGATGGACGGCAAATACAAGCTTACCGATATCAACCCGATTGATTCCTCTTGGTATGCCTCCGACACCTCCACCTACAACGCCATTGTGGATAAACTCGGTCAGTACCATGACGATTCCAAGCAATTCGTACAAGTGGCGACCATGCAGAATCATTCACCGTACGACAACTGGTACAACGACAACGAGTTCAAGGATGCAGATACTTCTACCGGCATCACCGATGACGAGCGTAAAAACATCGAAACCTACGCTAAAGGCGTTAGCTACACCGATAGTGCCACAGCTGATTTCCTCAACAAACTCGACCAGATGGACAGACCCATCACCGTGATCTTCTACGGCGACCATCTCCCAGGTATTTACGAAACAGCGGAAAAAAATCCTTCCAACGCCCTTGCCCTGCATGAGACCGACTACTTCATCTGGTCCAACGCAGCCAGCGCCTCGAGCCACGAAAAAGCCTCTCAAAGCAACTACACCTCATCGAATTATTTCATGGCGCAGGCAAGCGAACACATGAACGCCAAAGTATCCCCGTACCTCGCATTCCTGACGGACATGCACGCTGCGGTACCTGCGATGTCGGTGCCAGCAGCTTCAGGAAACGCCAATGAAGACAACGTCTATCTGGACGACAACGGCAAGAAAATGGACATCCACAAGCTCCCGCAAAGTACCAGAACGCTCCTCGAAGACTACCGATTCATCCAGTACGACATCAGTGTCGGCAAGAACTATCTGCGCGACACCAATTTCATGGACGTTCCTCTGAAGTAA
- a CDS encoding MFS transporter, which yields MRFIPVSGLKDASHRLFGGYAELLRMPHTARFAIGSVIACMPFPMVGMTITISVQHYYGNYTLAGALSAVQAIALAIMSPVLGKLVDKFGQRQVSIPTIIVWVVAATALVSCITARVPSWILFVLVPFMSAIPPWGAMSRSRWTHLLRGDRVRTDRALSLSGVFDEAMWVIGNPLASTLAVISGVLAFSVTGMCVIVGALMFLTELSTEPPSQTVLARKAGISRKEYRQREALKAAQIRGREEAAEKKAGILKSGQSIWGPGLIAMCVTWFGLGAFQSAASISIISFATEQNMKQYTGFIFACFSFSSMIGAIFYGAKNWTIPLWKRFYFCLIVVNLGIASFMFAHNIWTIMVIYLIIGVCQAPTWINGNQLMLHLVPPTRFTEGMAWTSAMNSIGGSAGSAIAGVFIDRMGSHGGFLVVTALALSSLALSFLGFRQIKQSTETPMLTQVEV from the coding sequence ATGCGCTTTATACCTGTCTCCGGTCTCAAAGACGCCTCACACCGCCTGTTCGGCGGCTATGCCGAACTCCTGCGTATGCCGCACACCGCGCGCTTCGCCATCGGCTCGGTCATCGCTTGCATGCCCTTCCCGATGGTCGGCATGACCATCACCATCTCCGTGCAGCATTATTACGGCAACTACACGCTCGCCGGGGCGCTGAGCGCGGTGCAGGCCATCGCGCTGGCGATCATGAGCCCGGTGCTCGGCAAGTTGGTCGACAAGTTCGGCCAGCGGCAGGTCTCGATTCCCACCATCATCGTCTGGGTTGTGGCGGCGACGGCACTGGTTTCATGTATTACAGCACGTGTGCCTTCCTGGATTCTCTTCGTTCTTGTACCCTTTATGTCGGCCATACCGCCGTGGGGCGCCATGTCCCGCAGCCGCTGGACGCATCTGCTGCGCGGCGACCGCGTGCGCACCGACCGGGCACTCTCGCTTTCCGGCGTCTTCGACGAGGCGATGTGGGTCATCGGCAATCCCCTGGCCTCGACCCTGGCCGTGATTTCCGGCGTGCTCGCGTTTTCGGTGACCGGCATGTGCGTCATCGTCGGCGCGCTGATGTTCCTGACCGAACTTTCCACCGAACCGCCGTCGCAGACCGTCTTGGCGCGCAAGGCCGGTATCTCGCGCAAGGAATACCGTCAGCGTGAGGCGCTGAAGGCCGCACAGATACGCGGGCGCGAGGAAGCCGCGGAAAAGAAGGCCGGCATCCTGAAATCCGGTCAGTCCATCTGGGGACCGGGCCTGATCGCGATGTGCGTCACTTGGTTCGGCCTCGGCGCCTTCCAGTCCGCGGCCTCGATTTCGATCATCTCGTTCGCCACCGAACAGAACATGAAGCAGTACACCGGCTTCATTTTCGCCTGCTTCTCGTTCTCGTCGATGATCGGCGCGATTTTCTACGGCGCGAAAAACTGGACGATCCCGCTGTGGAAGCGTTTCTACTTCTGCCTGATCGTGGTCAACCTCGGCATCGCCTCGTTCATGTTCGCCCACAATATCTGGACCATCATGGTCATCTACCTGATCATCGGCGTGTGCCAGGCCCCGACGTGGATCAACGGCAACCAGCTGATGCTCCACCTCGTGCCGCCGACCCGCTTCACCGAAGGTATGGCGTGGACCAGCGCCATGAACTCCATCGGCGGATCCGCAGGTTCGGCCATCGCCGGCGTGTTCATCGATCGGATGGGTTCGCATGGCGGTTTCCTGGTCGTCACCGCGCTCGCGCTGAGCTCGCTGGCCCTTTCCTTCCTCGGGTTCAGGCAGATCAAGCAAAGCACCGAAACCCCGATGCTCACGCAGGTTGAGGTATAA
- a CDS encoding DUF4422 domain-containing protein, with translation MNSTEQNNEHIRLFVSAHKQAVFPDGASIIPIQVGAANTENLFPDTLHDNEGENISDKNPMYCELTAQYWAWKNAKADYYGFCHYRRYFDFSGIHHEQNDYGEIIDDFIDKRTIEKYGLNDDSIAASVKGWDVITSPINDVRLIGGFSNLKEHWAADKHLRIEDLEHMMEILCRRHPDYRQDASHVLNGHKAAFCNMFIMRKDIFFAYNEWLFPLLDEFTSTSDFSRADTQTLRTVGHLSERLLNIFLAHQQRIGKHWKIKTLQCVHFTHPELYKTELEPLDRNPRLTVPVVFAADNNYVPMLTTTIYSMLKNADPERYYDIIVLQRDISKENRQSMADFFRAFPHAHLRFFNVSQIISGYELTTHNEHISIETYYRFIIQQILPFYSKIIYLDSDLVVNGDITELYDTDLGDAAIGAVHDLDFLGNLNMKNGERAQYVQRKLHMHDPYGYFQAGVLVMNLERMREIHTVKEWLGIASDPDFIYNDQDILNVACERQVKYLDYSWNVMHNCADRVNGVFAFAPAQAYQDYLRSRRDPKIVHYAGFDKPWKNPWCDFGPLYWQYAAQTPFEIQMVAMLSGLKPPKPLEHHERAIAEDSPLRKYADALAPIGSKRREVLKVTTRKLRHRE, from the coding sequence ATGAACTCCACCGAGCAAAACAATGAACATATACGGCTTTTCGTGTCGGCACACAAACAGGCCGTTTTCCCAGACGGCGCTAGTATCATCCCTATTCAGGTCGGTGCAGCCAATACGGAAAATCTGTTTCCTGATACTTTGCACGATAATGAGGGTGAGAACATCTCGGACAAAAACCCGATGTACTGCGAGCTTACGGCGCAGTACTGGGCTTGGAAAAACGCCAAGGCCGATTACTACGGATTCTGCCACTATCGCCGTTATTTCGATTTTTCGGGCATCCATCACGAGCAGAACGACTATGGCGAGATTATCGACGATTTCATCGATAAACGCACAATCGAAAAATACGGATTGAATGACGACTCCATTGCCGCCAGCGTCAAAGGTTGGGACGTCATCACCTCCCCGATCAACGACGTGAGACTCATCGGAGGCTTCTCGAACCTCAAGGAGCATTGGGCCGCGGACAAGCACCTGCGCATCGAGGACCTTGAGCATATGATGGAGATCCTCTGCCGCCGGCACCCCGATTACCGGCAGGACGCCTCACATGTCCTGAACGGCCATAAAGCCGCATTCTGCAACATGTTCATCATGCGCAAAGACATCTTCTTCGCCTACAACGAATGGTTGTTCCCGCTGCTCGACGAATTCACAAGCACCAGTGACTTCAGCCGTGCCGATACCCAAACGCTGAGAACAGTCGGTCATCTTTCCGAGCGACTGCTCAACATATTCCTGGCGCATCAGCAGCGTATCGGCAAGCATTGGAAAATCAAAACCCTGCAATGCGTGCATTTCACCCACCCAGAGCTCTATAAGACGGAACTTGAGCCTTTGGACAGGAACCCACGTCTCACCGTCCCTGTCGTCTTCGCCGCTGACAACAACTACGTACCGATGCTCACCACCACCATCTATTCGATGCTCAAGAACGCCGACCCCGAACGCTATTACGACATCATCGTTCTTCAAAGGGATATCAGCAAAGAGAACCGGCAAAGCATGGCCGATTTCTTCCGGGCCTTCCCCCATGCCCACCTGCGCTTCTTTAACGTCAGTCAAATCATTTCCGGTTACGAGCTGACCACCCACAACGAGCACATCAGCATCGAGACCTACTATCGCTTTATCATCCAGCAGATCCTTCCGTTCTATTCCAAAATCATCTATCTCGACAGCGATCTGGTGGTCAACGGCGACATCACCGAACTCTACGACACTGATCTCGGCGACGCAGCGATAGGCGCGGTCCACGACCTTGATTTTTTGGGCAATCTCAATATGAAGAACGGGGAGCGAGCGCAATATGTGCAACGCAAGCTGCATATGCACGACCCGTACGGTTATTTCCAAGCCGGCGTACTGGTCATGAACCTGGAACGCATGCGTGAAATTCACACGGTCAAAGAATGGCTGGGAATCGCCTCCGACCCGGACTTTATCTATAACGATCAGGATATTCTCAACGTCGCTTGCGAACGTCAGGTCAAGTATCTTGACTACTCATGGAACGTAATGCATAACTGCGCAGATCGAGTCAACGGCGTCTTCGCATTCGCTCCGGCTCAGGCATATCAAGACTACCTGCGTTCGCGGCGCGACCCAAAAATCGTCCATTACGCCGGTTTCGACAAGCCCTGGAAGAACCCATGGTGCGATTTTGGCCCGCTTTATTGGCAATACGCCGCACAGACACCGTTTGAGATTCAGATGGTGGCCATGTTAAGCGGGCTGAAACCGCCGAAACCGTTGGAACATCACGAGCGTGCCATCGCTGAAGACAGCCCCCTGCGCAAATACGCCGACGCCCTGGCTCCCATCGGTTCCAAGCGCCGTGAGGTACTCAAGGTCACTACGCGCAAGCTTCGGCATCGCGAGTAG
- the mvk gene encoding mevalonate kinase, whose translation MVHMGYGETWAKVILMGEHSVVYGYPAVAAPLLSLKMRAWVTPVVSAQNNAETFTAVSDYGTADHGTADYATANHATADYGTANHGTSDHAASDYGTSKTSDSSLAGARSSRTAISDFRHSVGAVDAASANPSVASGSPNPLCGTLKALNYEGSLSDAGSRFGGLERAVKVATQFAGYPGLAFNVVTDSSFPAGRGMGSSAASAGAVIRAILDACDVKTSEQQILRLTNEAEIITHGNPSGLDAATTCSRDLVAFESGDIEKMRVDMPAYLVIADSGIAGSTREAVGNVHQEDERDHAHVKSVMDELGELARASETDLELGTVALLGERMNRAHGLLNELNVSHPLVNHLVDAARAAGASGAKMTGGGLGGCLIALAADEQTANAVKATLLREGAREVWIHSLSEAQADDGADADSTARPAVVSLA comes from the coding sequence ATGGTGCACATGGGGTATGGCGAGACCTGGGCGAAGGTCATTCTCATGGGTGAGCATTCCGTGGTCTACGGATATCCCGCCGTCGCCGCGCCTCTGCTTTCGTTGAAGATGCGCGCTTGGGTCACACCGGTGGTATCGGCACAAAATAATGCTGAGACTTTTACTGCTGTTTCGGATTATGGTACGGCGGATCACGGTACGGCAGATTACGCTACGGCAAATCACGCTACGGCAGATTACGGTACGGCAAATCACGGTACTTCAGATCACGCTGCTTCGGATTACGGTACTTCAAAAACCTCGGATTCGTCTCTTGCAGGCGCACGATCTTCGCGCACAGCCATCAGTGATTTCCGCCATTCTGTAGGTGCGGTTGACGCTGCGTCTGCGAATCCGTCTGTCGCTTCCGGTTCTCCGAATCCCCTTTGTGGCACTCTCAAAGCCTTGAACTACGAAGGCTCGCTTTCCGATGCAGGAAGCCGTTTCGGCGGCTTGGAACGTGCGGTGAAGGTCGCCACACAATTCGCCGGTTACCCTGGCCTCGCCTTCAACGTGGTCACGGACAGTTCGTTCCCCGCTGGGCGTGGCATGGGTTCGTCGGCCGCCAGCGCGGGCGCCGTGATTCGTGCGATCCTTGACGCCTGTGATGTCAAGACGAGCGAGCAGCAGATCTTGCGGCTGACCAATGAGGCTGAAATCATTACGCACGGCAATCCGTCCGGGCTCGACGCCGCGACGACGTGCTCTCGTGATCTGGTCGCGTTTGAATCCGGCGATATCGAGAAAATGCGTGTCGATATGCCGGCTTACCTGGTGATCGCGGATTCCGGTATCGCCGGGAGCACGCGTGAGGCCGTGGGCAACGTCCATCAAGAGGATGAGCGGGATCACGCGCATGTCAAGTCCGTCATGGATGAGCTTGGCGAACTCGCACGTGCGAGCGAAACCGATCTCGAGCTGGGAACGGTGGCACTGTTGGGCGAGCGCATGAACCGTGCGCACGGATTGCTCAATGAGCTCAACGTCAGCCATCCCTTGGTCAATCATCTGGTCGATGCGGCTCGTGCGGCCGGGGCCAGCGGTGCGAAAATGACCGGTGGCGGCTTGGGCGGCTGCCTGATTGCTTTGGCCGCCGACGAGCAAACCGCCAACGCCGTCAAAGCGACATTGCTGCGCGAAGGCGCTCGCGAAGTCTGGATCCATTCGTTGTCGGAGGCGCAGGCAGATGATGGGGCAGATGCCGACTCAACTGCACGGCCCGCTGTCGTATCGCTTGCCTAG
- a CDS encoding GtrA family protein yields MKKLIEQLVKFGLVGVIAFVIDEGIMNILIFVHVNNVVASTISFLISLVFNYWASMKYVFKHRDDMARWMEALIFLVSSVIGLGINEWIIWMSTLGMPANAIMTQHGMYILRSNIGKIVATVVVAIWNFIIRKWLLDDRSSQNGKVTSQAESGNSESGNSNGSGASSTGNASATVSAGSVAACAPKRKTFAQKLGEWSIAHTPKGWQ; encoded by the coding sequence GTGAAAAAGCTTATTGAACAACTGGTGAAATTTGGCCTGGTCGGCGTCATCGCCTTCGTGATCGACGAAGGCATCATGAACATCCTGATTTTCGTGCACGTCAACAACGTGGTGGCGAGCACCATTTCGTTCCTGATTTCGCTGGTCTTCAACTACTGGGCAAGCATGAAGTACGTCTTCAAGCACCGCGACGACATGGCGCGCTGGATGGAGGCGCTGATTTTCCTGGTCTCGTCCGTCATCGGCCTCGGCATCAATGAATGGATTATCTGGATGAGCACTTTGGGCATGCCAGCCAACGCCATCATGACCCAGCACGGCATGTATATCCTGCGCTCCAATATCGGCAAGATCGTCGCCACCGTGGTGGTCGCCATCTGGAACTTCATCATCCGAAAGTGGTTGCTCGACGACCGTTCCAGCCAGAATGGCAAGGTTACCAGTCAAGCCGAGTCCGGGAATTCGGAATCCGGTAATAGCAATGGCTCCGGCGCGTCCTCCACGGGCAACGCCTCCGCAACGGTTTCTGCAGGTTCGGTCGCGGCTTGTGCTCCCAAGCGCAAAACGTTCGCGCAAAAACTGGGCGAGTGGTCGATAGCCCACACTCCCAAGGGCTGGCAGTGA
- the mvaD gene encoding diphosphomevalonate decarboxylase encodes MKIGVTDMAKTRELQEQESERSVSHRQLPVSQAASKKATAVANANIALIKYWGKADERLIIPRASSLSLTLEGLSTWTTVEFGRPGTQPDDQPGGQTITDCLTIDGKVQLGSSLTRVSKFLDIVRQKAGIGLPARVTSANTVPFGAGLASSASAFAALAAAASKAAGLDLTPRELSRLARRGSGSACRSIFGGLVKWNAGHDDESSYAEPVDSGDMDLAIIVVLISSAKKPISSREAMRRTIATSPLYDAWIDSCGKDLDDALSAIASGDVQHLGEITEANALGMHAAMMASRPSVFYWLPQTVAALNSVAAIRRDAGLGAWSTMDAGPNVKVLTVGRDAERVADELRNRLPGCEIAVHRPGAGVRFMR; translated from the coding sequence GTGAAGATCGGTGTAACGGATATGGCGAAAACGCGGGAACTGCAGGAACAGGAGTCGGAGCGTTCCGTTTCGCATAGGCAACTGCCGGTGAGTCAAGCCGCGTCGAAAAAGGCCACTGCCGTCGCCAACGCCAATATCGCGCTGATCAAATATTGGGGTAAGGCCGACGAACGTCTGATTATTCCCCGTGCCTCAAGTCTTTCGCTGACCCTTGAGGGCCTGTCCACGTGGACCACGGTCGAATTTGGACGGCCAGGAACGCAACCCGATGATCAGCCGGGTGGCCAAACGATTACTGATTGCCTGACCATCGATGGCAAAGTACAGCTTGGCTCATCGCTGACCCGCGTTTCTAAATTCCTTGACATTGTGCGGCAGAAGGCCGGTATCGGCCTGCCTGCACGTGTGACTTCCGCCAACACCGTACCGTTCGGAGCCGGCCTGGCCAGCTCGGCGTCGGCGTTTGCGGCGCTCGCGGCAGCGGCTTCAAAGGCGGCCGGACTTGATCTGACGCCTCGTGAGCTTTCCCGTCTGGCCCGTCGCGGTTCGGGGTCGGCCTGTCGCTCGATTTTCGGTGGTCTGGTGAAATGGAATGCCGGGCATGACGACGAGAGTTCGTACGCCGAACCCGTTGATTCTGGCGATATGGACTTGGCTATTATCGTCGTGCTGATATCCAGCGCCAAAAAGCCGATTTCCAGCCGTGAGGCCATGCGACGTACCATCGCCACCTCGCCGCTCTATGACGCGTGGATCGATTCGTGCGGCAAGGATCTGGACGATGCGTTGTCGGCGATCGCAAGCGGCGACGTGCAGCACCTGGGCGAGATCACCGAGGCCAACGCGCTTGGTATGCACGCGGCGATGATGGCAAGCCGGCCCTCGGTTTTCTATTGGCTGCCGCAGACCGTGGCCGCGCTGAATTCCGTCGCTGCGATTCGTCGCGATGCCGGCTTGGGTGCGTGGTCGACGATGGATGCCGGCCCGAACGTCAAGGTGCTCACCGTCGGCCGCGACGCCGAGCGCGTGGCCGACGAGCTGCGCAACCGCCTGCCCGGCTGCGAGATTGCGGTCCATCGGCCTGGTGCCGGCGTGCGGTTCATGCGATGA
- a CDS encoding acyltransferase, with translation MTTKQHQRPRIIGLDIIKSLAIFLVVLIHYCYYTNFIAFTPANEFGILIAAIGVPLFFMVNGYLLLHARFDFGKHKHRIVQTLVVLLVWEIVSLPIISWLNNRTPISWKNVPGYLLGTPWTDSPLGYFWFMNALIAIYLVFPMLKQAYDSQKGRHYLGWLTVILIILTLVANDGNNLVDAIGFYTHTTIAEPFGYLVDFNIFGKYSFALIYFLLGGFVEDISAFLTKITGKRHWLANLALVVVFILGWLMALCLWLYQRANKISLGFGLTNGYMTFSTLFMAVSLFILLVEIKTLPKPMTKLITIAGANTLSTYYLHMMLILIILKIIRKSGIATPMILNLLIVIVIFAIGTLAGYALRRIPIIGILFGRRLPSKRQKTKNQRISKPTDRQRKPSGFISDAGRK, from the coding sequence ATGACGACGAAACAGCACCAACGACCCCGCATCATCGGTCTCGATATCATCAAATCACTGGCGATTTTTCTTGTCGTCCTCATTCACTACTGCTATTACACCAATTTCATCGCCTTCACCCCCGCCAACGAATTCGGCATACTAATCGCTGCCATCGGCGTTCCGCTCTTCTTCATGGTCAACGGCTATCTGCTGCTGCACGCACGCTTCGATTTCGGCAAGCACAAGCACCGTATCGTACAGACACTCGTTGTGCTCCTGGTTTGGGAAATCGTCAGCCTTCCCATTATCTCCTGGCTTAACAACCGCACACCCATCAGTTGGAAGAACGTACCCGGCTATCTGTTGGGAACGCCCTGGACCGATTCACCGTTGGGTTACTTCTGGTTCATGAACGCACTGATCGCCATCTACTTGGTCTTCCCCATGCTCAAGCAGGCATACGATAGTCAGAAAGGGCGCCATTATCTCGGCTGGCTCACCGTTATTCTCATCATTCTGACACTCGTTGCCAACGATGGAAACAATCTCGTCGATGCAATAGGCTTTTACACGCACACTACAATTGCGGAACCGTTCGGCTATCTGGTCGACTTCAATATCTTCGGCAAATATTCCTTTGCGCTTATCTATTTCCTGCTCGGAGGCTTCGTCGAAGACATCTCGGCTTTCCTCACCAAAATCACCGGTAAACGACACTGGCTTGCAAATCTTGCGCTCGTTGTGGTTTTCATACTCGGTTGGCTCATGGCCTTGTGCTTATGGCTTTACCAGCGCGCCAACAAGATTTCGCTCGGTTTCGGTCTCACCAACGGCTACATGACCTTCTCGACTCTGTTCATGGCCGTCTCCCTTTTCATTCTGCTGGTGGAAATCAAAACCCTGCCGAAACCGATGACGAAGCTCATCACGATTGCAGGCGCGAATACACTGAGCACTTACTACTTGCATATGATGCTGATTCTCATCATCCTCAAAATCATCAGGAAATCAGGCATCGCCACGCCGATGATTCTCAATCTCCTGATCGTCATCGTGATATTCGCCATTGGAACGCTCGCCGGCTATGCCCTACGCAGAATTCCGATTATCGGTATTCTTTTCGGCCGTCGCCTGCCTTCAAAACGTCAAAAAACAAAGAATCAGCGAATAAGCAAGCCAACTGACCGTCAGCGAAAACCAAGCGGATTCATATCGGACGCAGGACGGAAATAG